Below is a genomic region from Kribbella qitaiheensis.
GGTGTCGTCCGCGAGGCGGGGGCCGAAGCCGGCCAGTACGGCGGAGAGTGCTTCGACGAGCGCGGCCGGTGACGTACCGGCGTACTGGGTGGCGAGTGTCCGCAAGGCCTCGGGGCCGTACAGATCACGCTTTCCGTTGACCCGCGCCTCGGTCAATCCGTCGGTGTAGAGCAGCAGCATGTCGCCCGGCCCGAGGGTGACGTCGGTCAGCGGAAACTGCGAGGACGGCAGGATGCCGATCAGCGTTCCGTCCTCGCTGAAAAGGAATTCGCAACTGCCGTCAGCGCGGATCAGCAGGGGTGGCGGGTGGCCGCCCGATGCGAATCGGAGGGTGACTTCGCCCGTCTCGAGGTCGCTCCGCAGGGTCCCGAAGACGGCCGTGCAGTAGCGCAGGTCGCCGCCGGCGTACCGCTCGTGCAGTACTGCGTTCAGGGTGCCCAGCGCGGCGGTCGGGTCGTGCATCGCGGCAGCTCGCAGGGTGTAGCGAGCGACCGAGGTCACCGCGGCGGCGGTGGGACCCTTGCCGCACACATCGCCGAGGAAGAAACCCCAGCATTCGCTCTCGATGGCGAAGACGTCGTAGAAGTCGCCGCCGAGCTGGTCGGGCGAAGCGGTGTGGTAGTACGCGGCGGTGGCCAGACCCGGTACGTCGGGAATAGTGGCCGGTAGCAACGACTGTTGGAGGACGGCAAGCGCGTCCTGCAGTCTGGCGCGGTCACCCTCGGCCTGCCGCCGGGCCGCTTCGGCCGCCTTCCGCTCGCGCAGCAGTTCCTCTTCGTACGCACGCCGGATCCGCGCGTCGAAGACCGTGGTACGGACCAGGACGGGACCGCCGGCGTCGTCGTACTTGACGACCGACGACACCAGGACCGGTATCCGGCCGCCGCCGTCCCGCTTCAGCTCCAGGGCGACTCCGCCGACCTCGCCCTGCATGCGTAACAGGGGAGCGAAGTGCGTCTTGTGGTAGAGCTTGCCGCCGACGGTGAGCAGGTCGACGAACCGGAGCCGTCCTACCACCGCGTCCCGGGGCAGACCGAGCCAATCGAGCAAGGTGTTGTTGACCTTGACGATCGTGCCGTCCATCGACGTCGTGAGCTGGCCACAAGGGGCGGCCTCGTACGCCTCCTCGTCACTGTCCACCTGCACTGTCACTTCAGGGCCGCGACACTGCTTGTCGTTTCAGGCCCGCAAGAAAGTCTGTGATGGCCCTGTTGGTGGCGTCGGGGGCCGACAGGTGTGGGCAGTGCCCGGCGGCATCCAAGGTGACGAGAGTGGACCCCTCGACGGCCGTCCGTACGTAGGCGCCGACCTGGCGCGGTGCGATGACGTCCTCGGCCGACTCGAGGATCAACGTCGGCACCCGGACCGCTGCCAGGTCCGCGCGGGAGTCGGACAGGAACGTCGTCCGGGCGAAGACCCGGGCCATCGCGGGATCGGTGGCGCAGAAGCTGTTGGTCAGCTCCTCGCCGAGGTCGGGGCGGTCCGGTGTACCCATGATGACCGGTGCCATCGCGGCCGACCAGCCGAGATAGTTCGACTCCAGCGAGCTGAGCAGCTCGTCGATGTCCTCGACGCTGAATCCGCCCTTGTAGTCACCGTCGTCCACGTAGCAGGGGGAAGGGGCGACCATCACCAGCGCGCCGATCCGCTCCGGCGCCTGCTGGGCGGCCAGTACGCCGATCATCGCGCTGACCGAGTGCCCGACGAACACGGCGTCGGTCAGCTCGAGCGCGGCGCAGACCTCGACGACATCTTCGGCGTATCCGCTGAGCGAGGAGTAGCGCGGTTCGTCGAACGCGGTCAGGTCGGACCGGCCGGAACCGACGTAGTCGAAGAGCACCACCCGGTACTCCGGCGCCAGGGCGGGGACGGTCAGCCGCCACATGTTCTGGTCGCATCCGAACCCATGAGCCAGCACCACGGCCGGGCCGGCCGGATTACCGGTGACCACGACGTGGTTCCTGCGCAAGATGTCCACCCCGCCATCCTCGCAGTTACCGCGGCGGGTAGGGCCCCACGGGTTACTCGTTGCGTTTGCGATGGGTGATCACCACCAGGTCCACCACGGCGACGACCGCGAACCCCACCGCCGCGACGACGAACGGCACCGGCACCTTCAACACCACGAAGGCGACCGCCGCGCAGCCACAGACAACAAGCCCGAAGGCGGCCAGCACCATCCGCAGCGTCAACGCACTACGCGGTGCCGGGGGAGTACCTCTGTCCGCCATGTCTTATCCGGTGACACCTGTCCGGTGGTCCCAAACCCTGAGCCTATGCTGGGGGCGTGTCCACGGAGTGAACCTGGCGGTTCGCGGCTCAGAGCGTCAGTTACCATAGTTAGGTAAGGCTTACCTAATTATGGACTGGGAGATCATGAGAGACCTCCGTGTCGCCGTTGTTGGCGCCGGGCCTGCGGGTATCTATGCGGCCGACATTCTGACCAAGGAGCACGACGGAGCCCACGTCGACCTGATCGAACGGCTGCCCGCGCCGTTCGGGCTGGTCCGGTACGGCGTGGCGCCGGACCACCCGCGGATCAAGGAGATCATCAAGGCGCTGCACCGCGTCGTCGGCCGGGACCGGATCCGGTTCCTCGGCAACGTCGAGTACGGCGTCGACCTCAAGCTCGACGACCTGCGCCGGCACTACGACGCCGTCATCTTCGCGACCGGAGCCATCAGTGACCGCGAGCTCGACATCCCAGGCATCGACCTGCCCGGCAACCATGGTGCCGCCGACTTCGTCAGCTGGTACGCGGGTCATCCCGACGTACCGCGGGACTGGTCGCTGGATGCTCGCCAGGTCGCTGTCATCGGAGCCGGCAATGTCGCGCTCGACGTGGCCAGGATGCTGGCCAAGCCGGCGGACGAGCAGCTCAGCACCGAGATCGCGGACAACGTCTACCAGGGTCTGAAAGCGAACCAGGCCACGGATGTCCACGTCTTCGCCCGGCGCGGACCGGCCCAGATCAAGTTCACCCCGATGGAACTGCGCGAGCTCTCGCACTCCCCGGCGGTGGACGTGATCGTGCACCCCGAGGGCTTCGAGATCGACGAGGCGAGCCAGCGGGCGATCAATTCGAACAAGGGCACCCGCCTGATGGTCGACACGCTGCTGAAGTACCTCGAGGCGGAGCCGACCGGAGCCGAACACCGCATCCATATCCACCTGTGCCACGCGCCGGTCGAGGTGCTGGGTGCTGAGCGGGTCGAGGGATTGCGCACCGAGCGCACTGAATTGCAGGGCGACGGCACCGTCCGCGGCACCGGCGAGTACGTCGATACGCCGGTGCAGGCGGTCTACCGCGCGGTCGGGTATCTCTCCTCGCACCTGCCCGGGCTCCCGTTCGATCACCAGGCCGGTGTGATGACCAACGACCGCGGCCGGGTGCTCGACCTGGATGACGTGCCGCTGGCCGGCCTGTACGTCACGGGCTGGATCAAGCGCGGCCCGATCGGCCTGATCGGGCACACCAAGTCGGATGCGGCCGAGACGATCGCGAGCCTGCTCGCCGATCTCGACGGGCTGCCGCGGCCGGAGGTGTCCGATCCCGACGCGATTCTCAAGCATCTCGCCGACCGCGGTGCGACCGTCGTCGACGCCGACGGCTGGTCCCGCCTGGACGCCCACGAGCTCGCACTCGGTCAGGGCCAGGGGCGCGAGCGGATCAAGGTCGTGCCCCGCGAGGAGATGATCCGGGCAGCCGGCCCGACTGAGGAATGAACCGGGTACCTTCTCGACCTCCGGACGGTCGATGACCCCCTGCATACCTAGTATCTAGATACCGAGTATGCAGTCGGGGTATCGACCTACCGAGGAGAGACATGAACAGACGAGTTGCCATCGTTTCCGCACTGGCCGTCGCGACCCTGGCCGGGGCTCCGCTGGCCGCCCAGGCGGCGCCGGCACGCCCCTCCGCCCAGGTGGATCAGCCGTACACGCACCTGGTCACCGGCCATACCTGGAGCACCGGGGGTACGTACATCTCCCACGGCGGTGACATCAAGCTGAAGCTGACCACCCTCCCGAAGACCACCGACGTCCTCGTCGAGGACTGTGAGAGCGGCGGGGATCTGGGCGACGTCCAGGCCTTCACGAAGAAGGCCCCCAGCCACGTGCTGGCGACCGACGTACCGGCGGGGACCTGCGTG
It encodes:
- a CDS encoding DUF6343 family protein; the encoded protein is MADRGTPPAPRSALTLRMVLAAFGLVVCGCAAVAFVVLKVPVPFVVAAVGFAVVAVVDLVVITHRKRNE
- a CDS encoding FAD-dependent oxidoreductase yields the protein MRDLRVAVVGAGPAGIYAADILTKEHDGAHVDLIERLPAPFGLVRYGVAPDHPRIKEIIKALHRVVGRDRIRFLGNVEYGVDLKLDDLRRHYDAVIFATGAISDRELDIPGIDLPGNHGAADFVSWYAGHPDVPRDWSLDARQVAVIGAGNVALDVARMLAKPADEQLSTEIADNVYQGLKANQATDVHVFARRGPAQIKFTPMELRELSHSPAVDVIVHPEGFEIDEASQRAINSNKGTRLMVDTLLKYLEAEPTGAEHRIHIHLCHAPVEVLGAERVEGLRTERTELQGDGTVRGTGEYVDTPVQAVYRAVGYLSSHLPGLPFDHQAGVMTNDRGRVLDLDDVPLAGLYVTGWIKRGPIGLIGHTKSDAAETIASLLADLDGLPRPEVSDPDAILKHLADRGATVVDADGWSRLDAHELALGQGQGRERIKVVPREEMIRAAGPTEE
- a CDS encoding alpha/beta fold hydrolase, yielding MDILRRNHVVVTGNPAGPAVVLAHGFGCDQNMWRLTVPALAPEYRVVLFDYVGSGRSDLTAFDEPRYSSLSGYAEDVVEVCAALELTDAVFVGHSVSAMIGVLAAQQAPERIGALVMVAPSPCYVDDGDYKGGFSVEDIDELLSSLESNYLGWSAAMAPVIMGTPDRPDLGEELTNSFCATDPAMARVFARTTFLSDSRADLAAVRVPTLILESAEDVIAPRQVGAYVRTAVEGSTLVTLDAAGHCPHLSAPDATNRAITDFLAGLKRQAVSRP
- a CDS encoding PP2C family protein-serine/threonine phosphatase, whose protein sequence is MDSDEEAYEAAPCGQLTTSMDGTIVKVNNTLLDWLGLPRDAVVGRLRFVDLLTVGGKLYHKTHFAPLLRMQGEVGGVALELKRDGGGRIPVLVSSVVKYDDAGGPVLVRTTVFDARIRRAYEEELLRERKAAEAARRQAEGDRARLQDALAVLQQSLLPATIPDVPGLATAAYYHTASPDQLGGDFYDVFAIESECWGFFLGDVCGKGPTAAAVTSVARYTLRAAAMHDPTAALGTLNAVLHERYAGGDLRYCTAVFGTLRSDLETGEVTLRFASGGHPPPLLIRADGSCEFLFSEDGTLIGILPSSQFPLTDVTLGPGDMLLLYTDGLTEARVNGKRDLYGPEALRTLATQYAGTSPAALVEALSAVLAGFGPRLADDTALLALGAPLPVRQRSVL